From the genome of Candidatus Neomarinimicrobiota bacterium, one region includes:
- a CDS encoding heavy-metal-associated domain-containing protein produces MKTIMSILTASFLISCSSDTKTAELKLDSMQCMMCSMGVEEAVADLEGVKKVEIDLKAKTGKVTYKASLIDFPAIEKAITSIGYSVNDKKADPDAYANLELCCKMPEGQ; encoded by the coding sequence ATGAAAACAATAATGAGTATTTTAACCGCCAGCTTTTTAATTAGCTGCAGCAGCGATACCAAAACGGCTGAATTGAAATTAGACTCCATGCAATGCATGATGTGTTCAATGGGCGTGGAAGAAGCTGTTGCTGACCTTGAAGGCGTAAAGAAAGTTGAAATCGACTTGAAAGCCAAAACAGGAAAAGTGACCTATAAGGCATCGCTTATTGATTTCCCAGCCATAGAAAAAGCCATTACATCTATAGGGTATAGTGTCAATGATAAAAAGGCAGATCCCGATGCATATGCCAATTTGGAACTCTGCTGTAAAATGCCGGAAGGTCAATAA